In Fibrobacter sp. UWR3, one DNA window encodes the following:
- a CDS encoding UTP--glucose-1-phosphate uridylyltransferase yields the protein MDIIETLNATGQQELAAHLETLSGDARKLLERDILSQDWEELKALYAEKSSASKADNVSADLKPMPFRIAEDNLKYDYWKEIGEMLLGKGKVAAFLVAGGQGSRLGFDGPKGMFDIGLPSHKSLFQLQAERLQNLAARVGHPIPWCIMTSPLNHEATVNFFTEHNFFGMDRDNIRFFEQGTICALTPDGKAVLDGDRLALVPDGNGGCFRALAQSGSLAWLVEKGIEYVFLYSVDNALCRICDPAFIGALADNGMMASASKVVHKANAQERVGIFAFQNNKPGVVEYSDLPEEYRDMTNPDGSLVFDGGNLAIHLFKVSALRKLQTGKLPWHTARKTVCGIENCFKFEQFLFDAFPQLGTMLPFGVIREEEFSPVKNAEGTDSPKTARTMIGKLHREWLVKAHVEVKPGKLYEVSPTISYAGEGLSRRVFERELGRNILEFEDA from the coding sequence ATGGATATTATCGAGACTCTGAACGCGACCGGCCAGCAGGAACTGGCGGCGCACCTTGAAACACTCTCCGGGGATGCACGCAAGCTCCTCGAACGCGACATTCTAAGCCAGGACTGGGAAGAACTGAAGGCTCTCTACGCCGAAAAGTCAAGCGCGAGCAAGGCGGACAACGTATCTGCCGACCTGAAGCCCATGCCTTTCCGGATTGCGGAAGACAACCTGAAATACGACTACTGGAAAGAAATCGGAGAGATGCTGCTCGGGAAGGGCAAGGTGGCGGCGTTCCTCGTCGCGGGCGGCCAGGGTTCGCGCCTCGGGTTCGACGGCCCGAAGGGAATGTTCGATATCGGGCTCCCGAGCCACAAGAGTTTGTTCCAACTGCAGGCGGAGCGCTTGCAGAACCTCGCGGCTCGCGTAGGCCACCCGATTCCGTGGTGCATTATGACGAGCCCGCTGAACCACGAGGCGACCGTCAACTTCTTTACCGAACACAACTTCTTCGGGATGGACCGCGACAACATCCGCTTTTTTGAGCAGGGAACCATCTGCGCGCTTACGCCCGATGGCAAGGCCGTGCTCGACGGCGACAGGCTCGCTCTCGTACCCGATGGCAACGGCGGGTGCTTCCGCGCGCTTGCCCAGAGCGGTTCGCTCGCATGGCTCGTCGAGAAGGGTATAGAATACGTGTTCCTCTACAGCGTCGACAACGCGCTCTGCCGCATCTGCGACCCCGCATTCATCGGGGCTCTCGCCGACAACGGGATGATGGCCAGCGCATCGAAGGTCGTTCACAAGGCGAACGCGCAGGAACGCGTGGGCATTTTCGCCTTCCAGAACAACAAGCCCGGCGTGGTCGAATACAGCGACTTGCCCGAAGAATACCGCGACATGACAAATCCGGACGGAAGCCTGGTATTTGACGGCGGGAACCTCGCCATTCATTTGTTCAAAGTCTCGGCCCTGCGTAAGTTGCAGACTGGCAAACTCCCGTGGCACACGGCCCGCAAGACGGTTTGCGGCATCGAGAACTGCTTCAAGTTCGAGCAGTTTTTGTTCGATGCTTTCCCGCAGCTCGGCACCATGCTTCCCTTCGGTGTCATCCGCGAGGAGGAATTTAGCCCGGTCAAGAACGCGGAAGGCACGGACAGCCCGAAAACGGCCCGCACCATGATCGGCAAGCTCCACCGCGAATGGCTCGTGAAGGCGCATGTCGAGGTGAAGCCCGGCAAGCTCTACGAGGTCTCGCCCACAATCAGCTATGCAGGCGAAGGCCTTTCGCGACGCGTGTTCGAGCGCGAACTCGGAAGGAATATCCTGGAATTCGAGGACGCGTAA
- a CDS encoding Smr/MutS family protein produces MPLNAEEEFQMQWIMNHRMEDKDEQMRVDAENAAVMRPARLARGRKMRRNPAAWDLPMPEDEIDLHGMTADEAAEAVERRIDDLNIAGLKVLRVIHGGGNPSYGNVKRIIDRKVRSEWNHRIRLYKVEPDNAGSSIMVLGKPAQSDAPARPDPKKAKKNARKK; encoded by the coding sequence ATGCCCCTGAACGCAGAAGAAGAATTCCAGATGCAGTGGATTATGAACCACCGCATGGAAGACAAGGACGAGCAGATGCGCGTCGATGCGGAGAATGCCGCCGTGATGCGCCCCGCCCGCCTTGCGCGCGGGCGCAAGATGCGCCGCAACCCCGCGGCCTGGGACCTCCCCATGCCCGAAGACGAAATCGACCTGCACGGCATGACCGCAGACGAAGCCGCAGAGGCCGTCGAGCGGCGCATCGATGACCTAAACATCGCGGGCCTCAAGGTCCTGAGGGTCATCCACGGCGGCGGAAACCCGAGCTACGGGAACGTCAAGCGCATCATTGACCGCAAGGTTAGGTCCGAATGGAACCACCGCATCCGCCTGTACAAGGTCGAACCCGACAACGCAGGTTCGAGCATCATGGTCCTCGGGAAACCCGCCCAAAGCGACGCCCCCGCACGCCCCGACCCCAAAAAGGCCAAGAAAAACGCCCGAAAGAAGTAA
- a CDS encoding fibrobacter succinogenes major paralogous domain-containing protein yields the protein MKNRLLFILVALLAVSGFAETQGTLVDKRDGKKYKTVKIGDQTWMAENLNYEVQDSYCYNDDESNCKKHGRLYSWKAALYACPVGWHLPGNIDFKTLYESAGGKQVAGKKLKNKEGWNNNGNGTDDFGFSALSAGAKDNSGRYIVEGYLTLFWGSMEKDCDKAFGLLLNFGADSVNLESGSKDFRWSVRCIKDETVVPATEVTVDSVTDSRDGQTYKTLKIGTQTWMAKNLNYKADSSFCYDKEESNCAKYGRFYKWDDALRACPSGWHLPSKAEFETLIGSVGDKQFAGRYLKSKEGWSYSGNGTDAFGFSVLPAGIRGHSGNYGYEGDYAFFWSSVENNSSNAYYMSLSCFGLNASLGDTGKNIALTVRCVKD from the coding sequence ATGAAGAATAGGCTTCTTTTCATCTTGGTAGCACTTTTGGCGGTCTCTGGTTTTGCGGAGACGCAAGGAACCTTGGTCGATAAACGTGACGGGAAAAAATATAAGACTGTGAAGATTGGCGACCAGACCTGGATGGCGGAGAACCTGAATTACGAGGTGCAGGATAGCTATTGCTATAATGACGACGAATCAAATTGCAAAAAGCATGGCCGTTTGTACTCTTGGAAGGCTGCGCTATATGCTTGCCCTGTAGGTTGGCATTTGCCGGGCAATATTGATTTTAAAACATTGTACGAATCTGCCGGCGGTAAACAGGTCGCAGGCAAAAAATTAAAGAACAAGGAAGGCTGGAACAATAACGGCAACGGCACGGATGATTTTGGGTTCTCGGCGCTCTCTGCTGGCGCAAAGGACAACAGTGGGCGTTACATCGTTGAGGGCTACCTCACGCTCTTCTGGGGTTCTATGGAGAAAGATTGCGACAAAGCGTTCGGCTTGCTGTTGAACTTTGGCGCCGACAGTGTGAACCTGGAATCCGGCAGTAAGGACTTCAGGTGGTCGGTCCGTTGTATAAAGGACGAAACTGTTGTTCCTGCAACCGAAGTGACCGTGGACTCGGTGACTGATTCTCGCGATGGTCAAACCTACAAGACTCTTAAAATCGGTACGCAGACTTGGATGGCGAAGAACCTGAACTACAAAGCGGACTCTAGCTTCTGCTATGACAAAGAGGAAAGCAACTGTGCCAAGTACGGTCGCTTTTATAAATGGGATGATGCGTTAAGGGCTTGTCCGAGCGGTTGGCACTTGCCGAGTAAGGCGGAATTTGAAACATTGATCGGATCTGTTGGCGATAAACAGTTCGCAGGCAGATATTTAAAGTCCAAGGAAGGCTGGAGCTATAGCGGCAACGGCACGGATGCTTTCGGGTTCTCGGTACTCCCTGCCGGCATCAGGGGCCACAGCGGGAATTACGGCTACGAGGGCGACTACGCGTTCTTCTGGAGTTCGGTTGAGAACAATAGCAGCAACGCGTACTACATGAGCTTGAGCTGCTTCGGCCTCAATGCGTCCCTGGGCGACACCGGTAAGAACATCGCGCTCACGGTGCGTTGTGTGAAGGACTAG
- a CDS encoding TlpA disulfide reductase family protein, protein MRFAKRILTLLTLTATMSLAQLAPEPQMADVPLMKDSAGTAIKMDFSLPLSGVSDPGILFSHFAKRPLMIYYFSPKCPHCQKHMPEVQAIMKEYEAAGVTGIAIAIGGNIKKNDIRMFIDQFKVVIPVFQDGSQKFGPLYGNGYVPVLYLVMPDGTFYRYESMDESHINHLRTMLNKIKK, encoded by the coding sequence ATGCGATTCGCAAAACGTATTTTGACATTATTGACTTTGACCGCCACCATGTCGCTGGCCCAGCTAGCCCCCGAACCGCAGATGGCAGACGTGCCCCTCATGAAGGATTCCGCGGGGACCGCCATCAAGATGGATTTCAGCCTGCCGCTCTCCGGAGTGAGCGACCCGGGCATTCTCTTTAGTCACTTTGCCAAGCGCCCGCTGATGATATACTACTTCAGTCCCAAGTGCCCGCACTGCCAGAAGCACATGCCCGAAGTGCAGGCCATCATGAAGGAATACGAGGCGGCAGGAGTCACGGGTATCGCAATCGCTATTGGCGGGAACATCAAGAAGAACGACATCCGCATGTTCATCGACCAGTTTAAAGTGGTCATTCCGGTATTCCAGGACGGCTCGCAGAAATTCGGCCCGCTCTACGGCAACGGCTACGTGCCGGTGCTCTACCTCGTGATGCCTGACGGCACGTTCTACCGCTACGAGAGCATGGACGAGTCGCACATCAACCACCTGCGGACGATGCTGAACAAGATAAAGAAATAA
- a CDS encoding fibrobacter succinogenes major paralogous domain-containing protein: MKHSAFFYVLFALSLAFLFACSDDDSDTFLVRGDYRSYQDDEDDFSSSSAYSSSSARSSSSSEQRSSSSSDAWLDTIPYVSPCRDEEDDNCKYGILADERDGQSYRTVDIGEQTWMAENLNYASESSKCYNDSLEYCDLYGRLYSWADAMEVCPSGWHLPSLDEWKILYTYAGGIYTSASKLRTTSGWMNPDAEGTDDYGFSVLPAGAFRDLHGSGFRDLYESAIFWTSTDYAYSELDVYDICFDKRDKMVDGHSQKTRNLLSVRCLKN, encoded by the coding sequence ATGAAACATTCGGCTTTTTTTTACGTTTTGTTCGCATTGTCGCTTGCATTCCTTTTCGCCTGCAGTGACGATGATTCGGACACATTCCTTGTAAGGGGTGATTACAGGTCTTATCAGGACGACGAAGACGATTTTTCCTCCAGTTCCGCGTATTCATCAAGTTCTGCACGTTCCTCGTCTAGCAGCGAACAGCGCAGTTCGTCAAGTTCGGATGCATGGCTTGATACCATTCCGTACGTGTCTCCGTGTCGTGATGAAGAAGATGATAACTGCAAGTACGGCATCTTGGCGGATGAACGCGACGGGCAGAGTTACCGCACGGTTGATATCGGTGAGCAGACCTGGATGGCGGAAAACTTGAACTATGCTTCAGAAAGCAGCAAATGCTACAACGATAGTCTAGAATATTGCGACCTTTATGGTCGTCTTTACTCGTGGGCAGATGCTATGGAAGTTTGTCCCTCTGGCTGGCATTTGCCGAGTCTGGATGAATGGAAAATTCTGTATACCTATGCGGGAGGAATTTATACGTCCGCTTCGAAACTTAGGACGACTTCCGGCTGGATGAATCCCGATGCTGAAGGAACTGACGACTATGGCTTTTCCGTTTTGCCTGCCGGAGCCTTCAGGGATCTGCATGGTAGTGGATTCAGGGATTTATATGAATCTGCGATTTTCTGGACATCGACAGATTATGCCTATAGTGAGCTGGACGTGTACGATATATGCTTTGATAAACGTGACAAAATGGTTGATGGCCATAGCCAAAAAACGAGAAACTTGTTGTCCGTCCGTTGCCTTAAAAATTAA
- a CDS encoding FISUMP domain-containing protein, giving the protein MKWLLCALLCATMFVACGDSDSEFISRPDGKISSSSVSPESSSREFGPCKTETEDNCEYGTVTDRGGKIYKTVKIGNLWWMAENLSNDVGLCFNDSAEYCAKYGALYTWASAKFDCPTDWRLPTKSEFENLIEMVGGDSVAITVLRSSTGWKDGENGTDAYGFSALPAGMRNVKRYHNVDTEYFSDNLTCFWSSTEFDDYYQNQAYFFYLDKGHAFVSEEYKPFYLSVRCVNDKI; this is encoded by the coding sequence ATGAAGTGGTTACTTTGTGCCTTGTTGTGTGCAACTATGTTTGTTGCCTGCGGTGACAGCGATAGCGAATTCATCTCGCGCCCGGACGGAAAGATCTCGTCTTCAAGTGTCTCGCCGGAATCGAGCAGTAGAGAATTTGGACCTTGCAAGACGGAGACCGAAGACAATTGCGAATATGGAACGGTGACGGATCGTGGTGGCAAAATTTACAAGACCGTAAAAATAGGCAATCTGTGGTGGATGGCCGAAAATCTCAGCAATGATGTGGGCCTCTGTTTTAACGATTCCGCAGAATATTGTGCCAAGTATGGAGCTCTTTACACTTGGGCTAGTGCAAAGTTTGACTGCCCTACGGATTGGCGTTTGCCGACAAAATCTGAATTTGAAAATCTTATTGAAATGGTTGGTGGCGATTCCGTTGCTATTACGGTGCTTAGGTCTAGTACCGGCTGGAAAGATGGTGAAAACGGCACTGATGCTTATGGTTTTTCTGCTCTTCCTGCAGGAATGAGAAACGTAAAAAGGTACCACAACGTTGATACTGAGTACTTTAGCGATAATCTTACCTGTTTTTGGAGTTCTACAGAGTTTGATGATTATTACCAGAACCAGGCGTACTTTTTTTACCTAGATAAAGGCCATGCTTTTGTGAGTGAGGAATACAAACCTTTCTACTTATCCGTCCGCTGTGTCAATGACAAAATTTGA
- a CDS encoding lauroyl acyltransferase: protein MYKFKVITYKLLFNILLRLPDFFYSFLFAIAFPVYKALHTERAYGRVVKHLDAAREYLAAQDEDRAPGLNSTASELNCARVLNSAPSILNCAGPLQKVTARDMFRGIFWNALDSYRGLARFKSVERRIVFENEGIIKDAVAECAKKGAPIAGISIHQGSFELMHRVLCRYSEHVHLITDSVGDAAFRDVLAELRSDPHLTEYHPEETGRLIRELFRTKGILAMVYDQGKNTKGNTVELFGRQTTLYLRLIEKINRMGAGIVTFRTWTEMHGSPSRDSKYPEGSIVIRFENYYPPKYDETVASKDASQAGESALVKDIARETERWIAEHPDQWSWNYHGNFITHP from the coding sequence ATGTACAAGTTCAAGGTAATTACATATAAATTATTGTTCAACATCCTGCTGCGGCTGCCGGACTTTTTCTACTCGTTCCTTTTCGCCATCGCATTCCCTGTCTACAAGGCGCTCCACACCGAGCGCGCTTACGGTCGTGTCGTAAAGCATCTGGATGCGGCTAGGGAGTATTTGGCAGCGCAAGATGAAGACCGTGCGCCGGGATTAAACAGTACAGCGTCGGAATTAAACTGTGCGCGGGTGTTAAACAGCGCTCCTTCTATTTTAAACTGCGCCGGCCCCTTGCAGAAAGTGACTGCACGCGACATGTTCCGCGGCATCTTCTGGAACGCGCTGGATTCTTACCGCGGCCTCGCCCGCTTCAAGAGCGTGGAACGCCGCATCGTGTTCGAGAACGAGGGCATCATCAAGGACGCCGTCGCTGAATGCGCAAAAAAAGGCGCCCCCATCGCAGGCATCAGCATCCACCAGGGGTCATTCGAACTCATGCACCGCGTGCTCTGCCGCTACAGCGAGCACGTGCACCTCATCACCGATTCCGTCGGGGATGCCGCCTTCCGCGACGTACTTGCAGAACTCCGCAGCGACCCGCACCTCACAGAATACCACCCCGAAGAGACCGGCAGGCTCATCCGCGAACTCTTCCGCACCAAGGGAATCCTCGCGATGGTCTATGACCAGGGGAAGAACACGAAGGGAAATACCGTCGAACTGTTCGGCCGACAAACCACGCTCTACCTGCGGCTCATCGAGAAAATCAACCGGATGGGAGCGGGCATCGTCACCTTCCGCACCTGGACAGAAATGCACGGCTCGCCCTCCCGCGACAGCAAGTACCCCGAAGGGAGCATCGTCATCCGGTTCGAAAACTACTACCCGCCTAAATACGACGAGACCGTTGCCAGCAAGGACGCAAGCCAGGCCGGAGAAAGCGCCCTCGTGAAGGACATTGCCCGCGAGACGGAGCGCTGGATAGCGGAGCACCCCGACCAGTGGAGCTGGAACTACCACGGGAATTTTATTACCCATCCCTAA